The window TGCGTGCCGGCCACGACCTGCGTGCCGCCATTGTCCGGCCCGAACGGATCGAGATACACCAGCGCGGTCATCGTCTCCATCAGGTTCGAGCCTGGGCCGTCGCGATGCAGCAGTTGCGCGCCGCCGTCGAGGCGCGGCGCGCGCCCCTCGACCTGCGCCAGGAAAAACGGCGCGCGCAGCACATGATGGGTGGCGGCCAGCAGCGCCGGCAGGCGGCAGACCCGCTGCACGATCGGATCGAGATCGAGCAGAGCATGGCGCCAGTCACGGCCCCGCGGCACCGGCCATTTTTCGGAAGGAAGCTCGCCGGCCTCGAAGGCGGTGCGCAACGGCTCGCGCCAGTCCACAGGGACGGCGCCGCGGAGCAGGAGAAAGCCGTCATCGTCGAGACGTCGCGCGTTTTCAGCGTCGAGCCGGTTGACCGTCGTTGTCAGCAACACATCGCTCATGGCTCAGTGTAAACGCGCGCGGGGCCGCGCTGCAACTGTCCGGCCCGAGCGCCTCAGAGCCTGACTGGAAATGTGGTTGGGACTTGCGCGGCGTATCATCCCCACTCCGTCATTGCCGGGCTTATCCTCAGCGACTTGGCTGCGCCAAGTCGCGGTCACAATCCAGCTTTCTTCAATAAATCACCACGCGAGTTGAGCGCTTAAGCTGGATCACCGGGTCAAGCCCGGTGATGACGCTGAATGTGGTGAGCTG is drawn from Bradyrhizobium prioriisuperbiae and contains these coding sequences:
- a CDS encoding phytanoyl-CoA dioxygenase family protein, whose amino-acid sequence is MSDVLLTTTVNRLDAENARRLDDDGFLLLRGAVPVDWREPLRTAFEAGELPSEKWPVPRGRDWRHALLDLDPIVQRVCRLPALLAATHHVLRAPFFLAQVEGRAPRLDGGAQLLHRDGPGSNLMETMTALVYLDPFGPDNGGTQVVAGTHRDDGLNVPAGQLHREAKVMTGQAGDILLFGSTLLHGATCNTSGAPRRSLLICYALTSLRESYDKNRAIRGVRMDTGEVFAG